The following coding sequences are from one Canis lupus dingo isolate Sandy chromosome 21, ASM325472v2, whole genome shotgun sequence window:
- the LOC112667539 gene encoding olfactory receptor 52B2 — MTHTNFTIFHPAVFVLLGIPGWEAYHIWLSVPLCLMYITAVLGNTILIVVIITDRNLHEPMYFFLSMLAITDILLSTTTVPKALAIFWLHAHNIAFDACVTQVFFVHVMFVGESAILLAMAFDRFVAICAPLHYTTVLTWRVVGRIALAIVTRSFCIIFPVIFLLKRLPFCRTNIVPHSYCEHIGVARLACADITINIWYGFSVPIVMVILDVILIAVSYSLILRAVFRLPSQDARHKALSTCGSHLCVILMFYVPSFFTLLTHRFGRNIPRHVHILLANLYVVVPPMLNPIVYGVKTKQIREGVAHRFLDIKTWCCASPLG; from the coding sequence ATGACTCACACCAACTTTACCATCTTCCACCCTGCAGTTTTTGTCTTactgggcatccctgggtgggaGGCTTACCACATTTGGCTATCAGTACCCCTCTGCCTCATGTATATCACTGCTGTCCTGGGGAACACCATCCTGATAGTGGTCATCATCACAGATCGTAATCTTCATGagcccatgtacttcttcctctctATGCTGGCCATCACGGACATCCTGCTGTCTACCACTACTGTACCCAAAGCTCTAGCCATCTTTTGGCTCCATGCCCATAATATTGCTTTTGATGCTTGTGTCACCCAAGTTTTCTTTGTCCATGTGATGTTTGTAGGGGAGTCAGCCATCCTATTAGCTATGGCCTTTGACCGCTTTGTGGCCATCTGTGCTCCCTTGCATTATACAACAGTGCTAACATGGCGAGTTGTGGGAAGGATTGCTCTGGCCATTGTCACCCGAAGCTTTTGCATCATCTTCCCAGTGATCTTCTTATTGAAGCGGCTGCCCTTCTGCCGGACCAACATCGTCCCCCATTCCTATTGTGAGCATATTGGAGTGGCCCGGTTGGCCTGTGCTGACATCACCATTAACATCTGGTATGGCTTCTCAGTGCCCATTGTCATGGTCATCTTGGATGTGATCCTCATTGCTGTGTCTTACTCACTGATCCTCCGAGCAGTGTTTCGTTTGCCCTCCCAGGATGCCCGGCACAAGGCCCTCAGCACTTGTGGCTCCCACCTCTGTGTCATCCTCATGTTTTATGTTCCATCCTTCTTTACACTATTGACCCACCGCTTTGGACGTAACATTCCTCGACATGTCCATATCCTGCTGGCCAATCTTTATGTGGTGGTACCACCCATGCTCAACCCCATCGTCTATGGTGTGAAGACTAAGCAGATCCGGGAGGGTGTAGCCCACCGGTTTCTTGACATCAAGACTTGGTGCTGTGCTTCCCCTCTGGGCTAA